CGGATCGCGCGCGCGAAGGGACTGTACTCAGAGGACGAACGCAAGACGATCCGCAAGTCTCACGACAATCCGCACGTCAAGCAACTGTACGATGAGTTCTTGACCAAGCCGCTCAGCCACAAGTCGCACAAGCTGCTGCACACGCAGTACCAGGCAAGGTTGACTTACACCCGATAGGACTCCCTGCCTCCGTGAAGGACCCTTGTTAGAAGGGGAGGAGTGAGACCCGCCGACTTGATCCCTCGGCGGGTCTTTCATTTGTCAGGTCAATCGATGCCCCAGGCCTTGTGCATCTGGCGGCTAAGTTGCCAGCGCGGATTCTTGCGGCAGTACTCCTCCGCCTCTGCCGTGTTGCGTTCCACATCGGGGCCATCCATCGGCTGCAGGAACCAATGCGTGAAATGAAGATCCGGCATGGCTTCCACGTTCTCGGGGAGCAGGCCTTCCTGTGGGAAAACAAGCTTCAGTTCATCGCCCCGACGCAGAATCCAATCCGAGCCTGCCTTCGGACTGACGCAAACCCAGTCGATCGGCGACGGAAGGAACCGCGTGCCGTTGGTTTCGATCGCAACGCGGAAGCCCTCTGCGCGCAGAGCGTCGATCAGCCGGCGATTGACCTGCAGCAACGGCTCGCCGCCCGTGCACACAACCGTTGGCCGCGCACCCGGGCCGTTCGCGCCGCGCGCCCATTCCAGACGCACGTTGCGGGCAAGCTCCTCCGCGCACCGGAAGTGCCCGCCGCCCCGGCCATCCACGCCCACGATATCCGTGTCGCAGAACTGGCAGATGGCCCGCGGACGATGCTCTTCACGTCCTGACCACAGGTTGCAGCCAGCCAGGCGAAGAAACACGACTGGCGTGCCCATCTGGTGGCCTTCGCCTTGAGTAGAAAAGTAGAGCGTCTTGACGGCGTAGCTCATTCGGCGCCGCCCGCGGGACGATTCTGATACGGCACCGGATCTTCGATGCCGGCCTCCGCAAATCCCTTCAATCGCAGCAGGCACGAGTCGCACTCGCCGCACGCGATGCCTTCCGGCGAAGGATCGTAGCAGGTGTGCGTCAGCCCGTAATCGACTCCCAGTTCGATCCCCTTGCGCACGATGTCGCCCTTCGTCAGGTGCAGCAGGGGAGCGTGAATCCGGATCGGATCGCCGCCCTCGGTGCCGATCCGCGTCGCCTGGTTGGCCATTTTCTCGTATGCCGCGATGAACTCCGGCCGGCAATCCGGATAGCCGCTGTAATCAAGCGCATTGACGCCGATGTAGATGTCGCGGGCACCGACGACCTCGGCCATGGCCAGTGCATAGGACAGGAAGATCGTGTTCCGCGCCGGGACGTAGGTGATCGGAATCCCGGCGTCCATCTCCTCCAGCGACCGCCCTTTCGGCACGGCCGCCTCACTGGTCAGCGCCGAGCCGCCGAAGATCCGCAGGTCGATCTGCGCCTCCTCGTAGCGCGCCACGTCGTAGGCCTCCGCCACGCGCCGGGCCGCCTGCATCTCCACGTCGTGGCGCTGGCCATAGTACACCGCCAGGGCGTACAACTCGAATCCCTCAGCCTGTGCGATCGCCAGGCAGGTTGTTGAATCCAGGCCGCCACTCAGCAGCACTATGGCTTTCTTCCGATTACTCATGGTTCACTTTCGAAATCAATCTCTCCCGCCCGGCGCGGAGTGTTAGGTGACGCGGAGCGCGGCTGGCAAGCGAGAACGTACTCCCCGTGGATTCCTGTTGTGTCTCATCCCACCAGCCGGTATTTCTTGAATGATTTTTGAACATTGAGATCATTGTGGGTTTTTGGGGCCTGTCAAAGACTCCACTAGAGAGAGGAATACCAATGTCGTCGGACCAGGAACTGAAGGCACGCGGGCGGATTGGCGAGATTTTACTCGAATGCGGCATGGTGTCGAAGGAGCAACTCAATGAGGCTCTGGATCTGGCTCAACGCGCCGGCAAGCGGCTCGGCGAGGCGCTGATGGAGCTCGGGACACTCGATGGCGACCAGTTGTCATGGGCCCTCGGGCTGCAATTCGACCTGTCCTACGTCGATTTGTCCCCCGGCATGATCGACTGGGAACTGGTCCGGCACTTCGACCTGGATCGCTTGCGCGACCTGGGCCTCCTTCCGATCGCTCATACCGAGGGTGCCATCCGCGCCGTCATCGCAGACCCGACTATCGCCCAGCGCACCGATGAGATTAAGGAGCTGTTCCAGGGCAATCCGGCGATTCTGCAACTGGCGGCCTCCGAAGACATCTTCGAGATGCTCGACCTTGCAGCCAGCGAAGAACGTGAAAGCGCAGCCGCGCCGGATGATCGCACGCGCATCGGCAACCAGATGGAGAAGTGGATCTCCGCGCTGGCAACCGGTGAGCTCGAGAGGCTGATCATTCGCCCGGGCTATGATGAGAGCAGCACTGTCGTCGTCAGTCTGAGCCCCCCCTTGCCCGAGTATGCGACCAATCTGTCCGTCGTGGATGTAGAAGCCTACGCCCAGCGCCTGTCCGAATTCTTCTCCTCGAACTTGCACTTGCCCGGTGGGTTCTCCGGTCTTCGACCAGGAAAGGGAACCCATCGCCATCGCGCGATTCGCGCGGTGTCCCTTGCGGGAGTTCGTGGCCGCCTGTTGGCCCTCGAAGCGCTGGCCGTCGAGTTCGCCTCTCGCGAGAAGGCACCGATCCTCGTCTTCGCCGGGCCATCGCAGCGCCTGGCCAAGGCGGCCGTATTCCGCGCGTGCGAACGTATTGCCGCCGAGCGCACCGATCGCCTGCGTGGCCTGCTCGTCTCCTTGGAGGCGCGCAT
This genomic window from bacterium contains:
- the queE gene encoding 7-carboxy-7-deazaguanine synthase, with translation MSYAVKTLYFSTQGEGHQMGTPVVFLRLAGCNLWSGREEHRPRAICQFCDTDIVGVDGRGGGHFRCAEELARNVRLEWARGANGPGARPTVVCTGGEPLLQVNRRLIDALRAEGFRVAIETNGTRFLPSPIDWVCVSPKAGSDWILRRGDELKLVFPQEGLLPENVEAMPDLHFTHWFLQPMDGPDVERNTAEAEEYCRKNPRWQLSRQMHKAWGID
- the queC gene encoding 7-cyano-7-deazaguanine synthase QueC, producing the protein MSNRKKAIVLLSGGLDSTTCLAIAQAEGFELYALAVYYGQRHDVEMQAARRVAEAYDVARYEEAQIDLRIFGGSALTSEAAVPKGRSLEEMDAGIPITYVPARNTIFLSYALAMAEVVGARDIYIGVNALDYSGYPDCRPEFIAAYEKMANQATRIGTEGGDPIRIHAPLLHLTKGDIVRKGIELGVDYGLTHTCYDPSPEGIACGECDSCLLRLKGFAEAGIEDPVPYQNRPAGGAE